A part of Thermococcus sp. SY098 genomic DNA contains:
- a CDS encoding TIGR00288 family NYN domain-containing protein — protein MKEKIFRILKREEREVKEKKEEPKKTIGLIIDGPNILRKEFGIRLEDIKEALERIGKIRVAKVVLNQYAPQGLIEAVVNQGFEPIIVAGDADVRIAIEAMELIYNSDVDIIALATRDADFLPIISEAKRKGKETIVIGVEPGFSVALQNAADYVIKMEGRGEGVGYGKNHKIHGA, from the coding sequence GTGAAAGAAAAGATATTCAGAATTTTAAAGAGAGAAGAAAGAGAGGTTAAAGAAAAAAAAGAGGAGCCAAAAAAGACAATTGGGCTTATCATTGATGGACCGAACATCCTCAGGAAGGAATTTGGGATTAGATTAGAGGACATTAAAGAAGCACTTGAAAGAATTGGAAAGATCAGAGTTGCGAAGGTTGTTTTGAATCAGTACGCTCCTCAGGGATTAATCGAGGCTGTTGTAAACCAAGGCTTTGAGCCGATAATCGTCGCCGGGGATGCGGATGTTAGAATTGCCATAGAGGCTATGGAGCTAATATACAACTCAGATGTTGACATAATCGCCCTGGCAACAAGAGATGCCGATTTTCTCCCCATAATCAGTGAAGCCAAAAGGAAGGGAAAGGAGACAATTGTCATAGGGGTTGAGCCAGGTTTCAGCGTTGCCCTTCAAAATGCAGCTGATTATGTTATAAAAATGGAGGGCAGAGGGGAAGGAGTAGGCTATGGAAAAAACCATAAAATCCATGGGGCATAG
- a CDS encoding S9 family peptidase, translated as MKKLDIKDLGKFKLIGGLDVHKNKTAFTVTEISLEKDDYFSKIYLYDGRKIMQFTAGPKDSNPKFSPDGKFIAFTSKRDKESKESELYLIPTGGGEAKLLTRFKYGINDFEFSPDGKTLAVISPVEIERRKEKDDVHIIKEIPFWFNGIGWIYGKRAQIFLVNTESGRKRKLTKGKLNILTLKWSGDGSKIYFVAQEDRERKPMISDLYVLDVKSKKIEKLTDSKWRIGDFVVIDEKHFVLRMSTLERGIPTNTHIYLFNVETKEIKKLTEKLDRSAYNSLNCDVRGKSRNPLIYKNGWVYYIATDGPRANLFRVDLEGNIERVIAGDRSIETFGIGNYIAFIAQDAVTPTELYILRDGKEKRVTNFNEWIKEYTLSKPEHFKVKASDGVEIDAWIMRPVDFKEGKKYPAILEIHGGPKTAYGYSFMHEFHVLTSKGFAVIFSNPRGSDGYGEEFADIRKHYGERDYQDLMEVVDEALKRFDFIDAERIGVTGGSYGGFMTNWIVGHTNRFKAAVTQRSISNWVSFFGTTDIGYYFAPDQIGEDPWSNFKEYWEKSPLKYAPNVETPLLIIHSVEDYRCWLPEALQFFTALKYFGKTVELAVFPGENHDLSRSGKPKHRIKRLELIVGWFERWLK; from the coding sequence ATGAAAAAGCTTGACATCAAGGACTTGGGAAAATTCAAACTCATTGGCGGGTTGGATGTCCACAAGAACAAGACGGCGTTCACAGTTACTGAAATAAGCCTTGAAAAAGACGACTACTTCAGCAAAATCTACCTCTATGATGGTAGAAAGATCATGCAGTTCACAGCCGGTCCTAAGGATTCGAATCCAAAGTTCTCGCCAGATGGAAAGTTCATAGCATTCACTTCAAAAAGAGATAAAGAAAGCAAGGAGAGTGAACTTTATTTAATTCCAACGGGCGGTGGAGAAGCCAAGCTTTTAACGAGGTTCAAATACGGGATCAACGACTTTGAATTCTCCCCTGATGGAAAAACATTAGCTGTTATCTCACCAGTAGAAATTGAACGCAGAAAGGAGAAGGATGATGTCCACATAATCAAAGAGATACCCTTCTGGTTCAACGGGATAGGCTGGATTTACGGAAAGAGAGCTCAAATTTTCTTAGTTAACACAGAGAGCGGGAGAAAGAGAAAGCTAACTAAGGGAAAACTGAACATTCTAACTCTCAAGTGGAGCGGCGATGGAAGCAAAATTTACTTCGTTGCTCAAGAAGACAGAGAAAGGAAGCCAATGATAAGCGACCTTTACGTTTTAGATGTTAAAAGCAAGAAGATTGAAAAGCTCACCGATTCTAAGTGGCGCATTGGAGACTTTGTGGTAATTGATGAGAAGCACTTTGTTTTAAGGATGAGCACCCTTGAGAGGGGAATACCAACAAATACCCACATTTATCTCTTCAATGTCGAGACAAAGGAGATTAAAAAGCTTACTGAAAAGCTCGATCGCTCAGCTTACAACTCACTTAACTGCGATGTGAGAGGAAAGTCGAGAAATCCGCTGATTTACAAGAATGGCTGGGTTTACTACATAGCAACAGATGGACCAAGGGCGAACCTCTTTAGGGTAGATTTGGAAGGAAACATTGAACGTGTTATTGCCGGTGATAGGAGTATTGAAACTTTTGGAATTGGAAACTACATAGCGTTTATTGCTCAAGATGCTGTGACTCCAACGGAGCTTTATATCTTGAGAGACGGCAAAGAAAAGAGGGTCACAAACTTCAACGAGTGGATCAAGGAGTATACGCTCTCAAAACCCGAGCACTTCAAGGTTAAGGCAAGCGATGGCGTGGAAATCGATGCATGGATAATGAGACCGGTGGACTTTAAAGAAGGCAAAAAGTATCCTGCCATTCTCGAAATCCACGGAGGGCCAAAGACAGCCTATGGCTACTCCTTCATGCATGAGTTCCACGTTTTAACGTCTAAGGGATTTGCAGTGATATTCAGCAATCCAAGGGGAAGCGACGGCTATGGGGAGGAGTTTGCCGATATAAGAAAACACTACGGCGAAAGGGATTATCAAGATTTAATGGAAGTCGTGGATGAAGCTTTGAAAAGATTCGACTTCATTGATGCTGAAAGAATCGGAGTTACCGGCGGTTCCTATGGCGGCTTCATGACGAACTGGATAGTTGGGCACACAAATAGATTTAAGGCAGCGGTCACTCAAAGATCAATTTCTAACTGGGTGAGCTTCTTTGGAACGACTGATATAGGCTACTACTTCGCTCCAGATCAAATCGGAGAAGACCCATGGAGCAATTTTAAAGAGTACTGGGAGAAATCGCCTCTGAAATATGCTCCCAATGTTGAAACACCGCTTTTGATAATTCACAGCGTGGAAGATTACCGCTGCTGGCTTCCGGAGGCTCTTCAGTTCTTCACTGCATTAAAGTATTTTGGAAAAACTGTTGAGCTGGCAGTGTTTCCGGGAGAAAATCACGACTTATCAAGGAGTGGAAAGCCGAAACATAGAATCAAGAGGCTTGAGCTGATTGTTGGGTGGTTTGAGAGATGGCTTAAGTAA
- a CDS encoding calcium/sodium antiporter — protein sequence MIQEFIVFIVGLILLIKGSDEFVEAGSRVAKGFGVSEFLIALILASIATTLPEVTVSAIAAFEGNSGIALGNAVGSALANIALILGISAMIMPLKVDEIAWRNSLFMLLVTFYAWFLMRDGVISRFEGFTLILIYLSFLYYLYKKHIAIEDIEGGKGGSVRRDVVILFLSGAVVVIGARMVVTSAVTIARSLGISEVVIGLTLVSIGTSLPELANSLAATLKKIPNISVGNIVGANILDILMVIGIASMIRPITVDASIFSFTMPLTLFVMGILTLSLRMTNKISRTVSAVLLAIYAYFLYSQF from the coding sequence ATGATCCAGGAGTTCATTGTGTTCATAGTGGGCTTGATTCTGCTGATTAAAGGGAGCGACGAGTTTGTTGAGGCTGGAAGCAGGGTGGCTAAGGGATTTGGAGTAAGTGAATTTTTAATTGCACTGATACTGGCAAGTATAGCCACAACACTTCCGGAAGTGACAGTCTCGGCAATAGCAGCATTTGAGGGCAACAGTGGAATTGCGCTGGGAAATGCTGTTGGTAGTGCATTGGCAAATATAGCACTGATTCTTGGGATTTCTGCAATGATAATGCCGCTTAAGGTTGATGAAATAGCTTGGCGAAATTCTTTATTCATGCTTCTTGTCACATTCTATGCTTGGTTTTTGATGAGGGATGGAGTAATTTCAAGGTTTGAAGGGTTTACCCTGATTCTAATTTATCTCAGTTTTCTGTATTATCTTTACAAGAAGCATATTGCCATTGAAGACATTGAGGGAGGAAAAGGCGGAAGTGTTAGGAGAGATGTTGTGATCCTGTTCTTGAGCGGTGCAGTCGTTGTGATTGGGGCAAGAATGGTAGTTACGAGTGCCGTTACCATAGCGAGGTCATTGGGCATTTCGGAAGTTGTTATTGGGTTGACCCTTGTTTCAATCGGCACTTCACTTCCTGAGCTTGCCAACTCTCTGGCAGCGACCCTAAAAAAGATACCAAATATAAGCGTTGGAAACATAGTGGGAGCAAACATCCTCGATATTCTCATGGTGATCGGCATAGCCTCCATGATCAGGCCAATAACAGTTGATGCAAGTATTTTCTCATTTACAATGCCCCTCACACTGTTCGTTATGGGGATTCTAACCCTATCCCTAAGAATGACCAACAAAATCAGCAGAACAGTCAGTGCCGTACTTCTTGCTATATACGCCTACTTTCTTTACTCCCAATTCTGA
- a CDS encoding DUF1931 family protein → MAEMIIPYPQLQKILERTCELAVIKPRAEDMMEIVEKKLSDLFEVAYENAKAENTGIIKLRHLPLTKGFKNSMNLFRAVIEDEKVEIEPIRKFVLKKIPSDLPLDEEVVNELPIITGTLFVLVGRVIKALHPEVKNVYPEHIEEAKRVLDYTL, encoded by the coding sequence ATGGCAGAGATGATAATCCCATATCCACAGCTTCAAAAGATTCTTGAGAGAACATGTGAGTTGGCAGTAATAAAGCCAAGAGCTGAAGATATGATGGAGATAGTTGAGAAGAAGCTCAGTGATTTGTTTGAAGTTGCCTATGAGAACGCAAAAGCTGAAAATACCGGAATAATAAAGCTCAGACACCTTCCGCTAACAAAAGGATTCAAGAATTCGATGAATCTCTTTAGAGCTGTCATTGAGGATGAAAAAGTGGAAATTGAGCCGATAAGGAAGTTCGTTCTTAAGAAGATACCCTCTGATCTGCCGCTTGACGAGGAGGTTGTTAACGAGCTGCCCATTATAACAGGAACGCTGTTCGTGCTCGTTGGAAGGGTTATCAAGGCTTTGCACCCAGAGGTTAAGAATGTTTACCCAGAGCACATTGAAGAGGCTAAGAGGGTTCTGGATTATACACTATAA
- a CDS encoding thiamine ABC transporter substrate binding subunit: MKKLALILALMIVAGGLGCISSNKEQTSKELVVYAYDSFVSWGLANATIPKFEKMYNVKVKIITVGDAGEVLNRLILEKDNPRADVVIGIDNNLIAKAIEAGVLEPYKPKNIDVVPKELIDALDPTYHVVPFDYGFIAVVYKKSEVSNPPQSFDDLTKPEWKKSLIVEDPRTSSTGAAFLLWTIAVYGDPGWLYFWEKLKPNIYQITKGWDAGWEMWDKGEAPLFVSYATDPAYSAYESGKEPDIGAIIFKEGGYPQIEGIGLVKGAKHPDLAKKFIEFVLSEDFQKEIPLTNWMFPVNKNVQLPDVFKYAVKPDKLVSLDPKEIEQNYSRWLEEWTKLMIEGKTPEEIIKERQG; the protein is encoded by the coding sequence ATGAAAAAGCTTGCTTTAATCCTGGCTTTAATGATTGTAGCCGGTGGATTGGGTTGTATCAGCAGTAATAAAGAGCAGACATCCAAGGAGCTTGTTGTTTATGCTTATGACAGCTTCGTCAGCTGGGGATTAGCAAATGCAACGATACCAAAGTTCGAGAAGATGTACAATGTAAAAGTCAAGATAATTACAGTGGGAGATGCTGGAGAGGTTTTGAACAGACTCATCTTGGAAAAGGACAATCCGAGAGCGGATGTTGTAATCGGAATTGACAACAACCTCATAGCAAAGGCTATTGAAGCTGGAGTTCTCGAACCATACAAGCCAAAGAACATTGATGTCGTTCCAAAGGAGCTAATAGATGCACTTGATCCGACTTATCATGTAGTTCCATTCGACTATGGATTCATTGCAGTCGTGTACAAGAAGAGTGAGGTTTCAAACCCACCGCAGAGCTTTGATGACCTAACAAAGCCTGAGTGGAAGAAGAGCTTAATTGTTGAAGACCCAAGAACAAGTTCAACAGGAGCGGCATTCTTGCTGTGGACAATTGCCGTTTATGGAGATCCGGGATGGCTCTACTTCTGGGAGAAGCTTAAGCCGAACATCTACCAAATAACCAAGGGATGGGATGCTGGATGGGAGATGTGGGACAAAGGTGAAGCGCCGCTGTTTGTCAGCTATGCAACAGACCCGGCTTATTCTGCTTATGAAAGCGGTAAAGAACCGGATATTGGGGCAATAATCTTTAAGGAGGGGGGTTACCCACAGATTGAGGGGATTGGTCTTGTTAAAGGAGCAAAGCATCCGGATCTGGCTAAGAAGTTCATTGAGTTCGTTCTCAGTGAGGACTTCCAGAAGGAGATACCGCTAACAAACTGGATGTTTCCAGTGAACAAGAACGTCCAGCTTCCAGATGTTTTCAAGTATGCAGTTAAGCCAGATAAGCTTGTGAGCCTTGATCCAAAAGAAATTGAGCAGAACTACTCAAGGTGGCTTGAAGAGTGGACAAAGCTCATGATTGAGGGCAAGACTCCGGAGGAAATAATTAAAGAGAGGCAAGGCTGA
- a CDS encoding tRNA(Met) cytidine acetyltransferase TmcA, with translation MTVKIRFDKEVREYAKGEKVKDSLLKLTETALAEALGNFHRRMIVLQGESMNKAKLAGILAGASAKVLSSLIDELIARKLRDESEEKVEVLYATDALGEGTFGRARYEEFRKHFDILAGENAELTRVTFKYTSDILGRTFDLLILDLSYDFSPNDLGRIIETVRGGGLIFVLTNPFEKWKNMWTGFHKNLVTPPYTIDDVKKRFNRRLIRKFEEHEGIYIVNAENQKLLKKPEKNKSQAKLPEREKIDVPEEIRFPRELYEMCLTNGQVEVLRNLEELIEDDGMVVLTADRGRGKSVSVGIGIVGLALSSKRRRFRAVITAPELENVQSLFRFAKKSLEILGYKVKVVTEKNLIKELYAKGIGLRYYPPTQGYKKNADVYVLDEAAGIHVPILHKYLEKPKVIYSSTIHGYEGAGRGFSVKFLKKAKEKREFKEIHLSVPIRYSSGDPIEKWLFDVLLLDAEPAPLTKEDYELIRKKEVYFEEPDLDDWFENDREDLKHFVGIYVLAHYRNRPSDVALLADAPHHEARVLRLKNGKIVCAIQIAKEGGIPKGVIEKMAKGYKPRGNIIPDMMVKHHYAKEFAKLKGYRVVRIATHPDAMDMGLGSKALELLIKEAEEKGYDWVGSGFGASEELIRFWIRNGFAVVHLSPSRNPVSGEYTAIVIKPISEKAKEIVKQANAEFRIRLLDWLGDTHRDLEPEIARWLFESPFGEAVDYPVHLTKTQIRRLEMFVGKVLTYDTVVDAVKPIVKLYFLDGWMRPYLDERQILLLIYRVLQAHTWEETAKFIDRTPLFTMIEVRDIIRGLWYYYKHIIKGFSG, from the coding sequence ATGACGGTAAAAATTAGATTTGACAAAGAAGTGAGAGAGTATGCAAAGGGAGAGAAGGTTAAGGATTCACTGTTAAAGCTCACCGAAACAGCTCTGGCTGAGGCACTGGGGAACTTTCACAGAAGGATGATCGTTCTTCAAGGAGAGAGCATGAACAAAGCAAAGCTGGCTGGAATTTTGGCTGGAGCTTCTGCAAAGGTTTTATCCTCCCTAATTGATGAATTAATTGCGAGAAAGTTAAGAGATGAGAGTGAGGAAAAGGTTGAGGTGTTGTATGCTACAGATGCTCTTGGAGAGGGAACGTTTGGAAGGGCGCGATATGAAGAGTTCAGGAAGCATTTTGACATTTTGGCAGGTGAAAATGCTGAGCTTACTCGGGTTACGTTCAAATATACGAGCGATATTCTTGGCAGGACGTTTGATTTGCTAATTCTCGATTTGAGCTATGACTTCTCTCCTAATGATTTGGGCAGAATAATTGAGACCGTCAGGGGTGGGGGATTAATATTTGTCCTCACAAACCCATTTGAAAAGTGGAAAAATATGTGGACTGGCTTCCACAAGAACCTTGTAACTCCTCCATACACCATTGATGACGTGAAAAAGAGATTTAACAGGAGATTAATCAGAAAATTTGAGGAGCATGAAGGAATATACATAGTGAATGCCGAAAATCAAAAGCTTCTGAAGAAGCCAGAGAAAAACAAGAGCCAGGCAAAGCTTCCAGAGAGGGAAAAAATTGATGTTCCTGAGGAAATTAGATTTCCAAGAGAGCTTTATGAAATGTGCCTCACAAATGGGCAGGTTGAGGTTCTCAGGAATCTCGAGGAGCTGATAGAGGATGATGGTATGGTCGTTCTGACAGCAGACAGGGGAAGAGGAAAAAGTGTGAGCGTTGGTATTGGTATCGTTGGCCTAGCTTTGTCTTCAAAGAGGAGAAGATTCAGAGCAGTAATAACGGCTCCAGAATTAGAGAATGTCCAGAGCTTATTCAGATTTGCAAAGAAGAGCTTAGAGATTCTCGGCTATAAAGTCAAAGTCGTTACTGAGAAGAACCTCATAAAGGAGCTCTATGCCAAAGGCATCGGACTGAGATATTACCCGCCGACTCAGGGATACAAGAAAAATGCTGATGTTTATGTTCTCGACGAAGCTGCCGGTATTCACGTTCCAATCCTCCACAAATACCTTGAAAAGCCAAAAGTTATTTATTCCTCAACCATTCATGGCTACGAGGGTGCGGGAAGAGGGTTTTCTGTTAAATTCCTAAAGAAAGCGAAGGAAAAGCGAGAATTTAAAGAAATCCACCTCTCAGTTCCAATCAGGTACTCCAGCGGAGACCCAATTGAAAAGTGGCTCTTTGATGTGCTTTTGCTTGATGCTGAGCCAGCTCCTTTAACCAAGGAAGATTATGAGCTGATTAGGAAAAAGGAAGTTTACTTTGAAGAGCCAGACCTGGATGACTGGTTCGAGAATGACAGAGAGGACTTGAAGCACTTCGTTGGGATTTATGTTTTGGCTCACTACCGCAACAGGCCAAGCGATGTAGCTTTGCTTGCAGATGCTCCCCACCATGAAGCCCGTGTACTGAGACTGAAAAACGGGAAGATAGTGTGTGCCATTCAAATTGCAAAGGAAGGAGGAATTCCGAAGGGTGTAATTGAAAAGATGGCGAAGGGCTACAAACCGAGAGGAAACATAATCCCGGATATGATGGTCAAACACCATTATGCCAAAGAATTCGCAAAGCTTAAAGGATATAGGGTTGTGAGAATTGCCACTCATCCAGATGCCATGGACATGGGGCTTGGAAGCAAAGCCCTTGAACTGCTCATAAAGGAAGCTGAAGAGAAAGGCTACGACTGGGTTGGCTCAGGCTTTGGGGCAAGCGAAGAGCTGATTAGGTTCTGGATTAGAAACGGCTTTGCAGTTGTTCATCTAAGTCCCTCAAGAAACCCAGTTAGCGGTGAATATACGGCAATAGTGATTAAGCCAATAAGTGAAAAGGCCAAGGAGATTGTGAAGCAGGCAAATGCAGAGTTCAGGATCAGACTGTTAGACTGGCTTGGAGACACTCACAGGGATTTAGAGCCGGAGATTGCAAGATGGCTCTTTGAAAGTCCCTTCGGTGAGGCGGTTGATTATCCAGTACATCTGACAAAGACCCAGATAAGGAGATTAGAAATGTTCGTTGGCAAAGTCCTGACTTACGATACCGTGGTTGATGCTGTGAAGCCAATAGTAAAGCTCTACTTCCTTGATGGCTGGATGAGGCCATATTTAGATGAGCGTCAAATTTTGCTCCTGATCTATCGTGTTCTTCAAGCACACACTTGGGAAGAAACTGCCAAGTTCATTGACAGAACACCTCTCTTCACAATGATAGAGGTTAGGGACATAATTCGGGGTCTTTGGTACTACTATAAGCACATAATCAAGGGCTTTTCCGGCTAA
- a CDS encoding TIGR00288 family NYN domain-containing protein codes for MPSNWERIMAITKEGMRSIAMMKRKMRRGKKIALLIDGPNILRKEFNIHLEDIVEALEQLGNIRVAKVILNQYAPQGLIEAVANQGFEPIIVPGETGVKLAVEAMREIYNPNIDIIALATRNAEFLPIILKAKEKGKETVIIGIEPGFSAALKHGADYVIVLTPRGGESGERKDIQNFKERRKRG; via the coding sequence ATGCCCAGCAATTGGGAGAGGATTATGGCGATTACAAAGGAGGGAATGCGGAGCATAGCAATGATGAAGCGCAAAATGCGGAGGGGCAAGAAGATTGCTCTTCTGATTGATGGTCCCAACATTTTGAGAAAGGAATTCAACATCCATCTTGAGGACATTGTTGAAGCACTTGAACAGCTTGGAAACATTAGAGTTGCGAAGGTTATTCTCAACCAATATGCTCCTCAGGGATTAATCGAGGCTGTAGCCAACCAAGGTTTTGAGCCGATAATTGTTCCTGGAGAAACGGGAGTTAAGCTGGCAGTTGAAGCTATGCGTGAGATATACAATCCAAACATTGACATAATTGCTCTGGCAACAAGGAATGCCGAATTTCTCCCCATAATCCTTAAAGCAAAGGAAAAGGGTAAGGAAACCGTGATAATTGGCATTGAACCCGGATTTAGCGCTGCCTTAAAACATGGGGCTGATTATGTTATAGTCCTGACTCCAAGAGGTGGAGAGAGTGGTGAAAGAAAAGATATTCAGAATTTTAAAGAGAGAAGAAAGAGAGGTTAA